Below is a window of Primulina eburnea isolate SZY01 unplaced genomic scaffold, ASM2296580v1 ctg973_ERROPOS1174311, whole genome shotgun sequence DNA.
GGATCTACCGGTGACGTTACTCATATTTGATAAGCAACAGAAAACAGACAATAACACCGATTGGAGAAGATTATTCTAAATACATTAACCAACGCAAACCAAATTTATATCTAAAATCTGCCTGTGTTAAAACCTAATCCACGCAGTATGTTAGGAGTGgtgatataaaattaaaatacacaGGCATGGCTGCAATAATATTCCGAGGTTGTTAATTGAATTTGCTGACATCTCCTGACTTTATCTGAAACCGGGGAGTGGAAGAGATTCTCTTCCAAAAGAGCTTTGTCGTGAAACCCAACGAGAGGTGGGAAGCACATGGTAGTGACACACGAAAGCCCGTCGAGTCACGAACCAATATTAAATGCCATATGCGAACATACGAAGCTTCATGGCTGCTTGCTTTGGCTGACATTTGAGAGAGACGTGTGCCATTCTTGTGGTCCCACGAGAATGTTTGAGGTAAAAAGTAAAATCTTATAAAAtaataaggcaaaaacttgtgtgagacggtctcacgggtcaaattttgtgagacggatctttatttgggtaatccatgaaatagtattgctttttatgctaagagtactactttttgtggtgcatatgggtagggttgacccgtctcacagattgatatccgtgagacggtctcacatgagacctactcaaataATAAATAACAATTGGGGTTCACGTgagattttaaataaataagatattcttcactttattttttgttttacttttatttgTAACATACTAAATAAGAATCTTTTGATGTAAACGATATTTAACCGTGATATCTTACAATGAATCTGTTACTCCTGGCTCATGTTTATTCTAAATAAAAGACAGGTTCAACACGTATCAATgtattttcttataaatatcaggttcagATGTATAATTGAGATattctatatattattatcCAGCAGCACCTTTAGTTGCTCCCCTTATATCCTCAGTCTAAGACCTTACATTTCATCATAGTTAAGCATCTTAAATATAAGGTTTATAAAAACTTATTCTTCAATTTTtatcttaatataaaaaaataaaattaaaaagtttCCTCTGATAATACGTTCTTTAGATCCAAAAGTTTTTGTTTCTGAACTCATCCCAAATAGTTGGTTTATGCTCTAAATAGTTCAAACATAATCGTCAAAATCTATTCAATGAAACACTACACGTTTAAACTTAAAGCCTGATCCATTCTCAAGGTTAATGGGTTTcaaatgattatgtttataaTATTGTTGATATTTTTAatcattaataaataatatttatatcacAGATCGAATAAAAAGAGTTTAAATGTCTGTTTTTTTTATGTCTTGTGATCTTGTCCAATAGTGTTTTCGATTTTTTTGTCCGAATTGTGGGTCATCCTTCGTTCTAAAACCTAAATTAAGACAATATCAAGAAAAATATAAACAAGTGAGGTGCTTTCCAAAATTGACACACTTTTTTTTGTTTCCTTATGATCAAGTGAAATCAACCCCACCATAAAACTCGTGCTTCATCTTCTTGGGAAACATCATACATAAATGGTGGAAATAATCCACCAATTGCCACAAATtctgatttaaaaaaatttcctgTAAGATCTCGATAATTTGGTATTTTTGCATGTTTTATGAAACTTGAAATGTTTAAAATTTTGTGACCCGTATCTAAATGACCCTATACGAAACATATAACCTACTTACACCTTTTTTTTCTTCCAAATTTAGAATAAAAATTGAATCTTTACAATAATAGCAATTGGCGTGGAATCTGTTTTATGACTTTATGACTCCCCCACAAGCTTTGTTTCATCTTTTATGCCTACAGGCACTCTGCAAAAAAGTTCGagattaattaatattaaaattagcGAGGAAGCCGATGACCCTAGCTTTGCGATCATTACATAAATGCACCCTCAAACTGTCCTCTCCAAGTCACTTTCCCAGAACTATTTCCTGTTAACCAGCATTAGCGTGAATTTTGGTCGTTCTTCGGTGATTTTTGTTCAAGAAACATGCCTTCACTCGAAGAAGACCAGCAGCAACCGTTGCTAACGAATCGGCCAACCGATTTATCCGATGAAGACGAAGAAGAACGAGCCTATGTCGCATCGGAGAAAATCCACGTCATTGGAGTGGACGAAGGGGCTGACACCGACGAGTATTCCACCAAGACGCCGCCTTTTTCGTGGCGGAAGCTATGGCTATTTACGGGTCCGGGATTCTTGATGAGTATAGCCTTCCTGGATCCGGGTAACCTTGAAGGGGATCTCCAGGCGGGGGCGATTGCGGGTTATTCTCTTCTGTGGCTGCTTTTGTGGGCCACCGCCATGGGCCTGTTGGTTCAGCTGCTGGCGGCTCGTCTCGGCGTGGCAACGGGGCGTCACTTGGCGGAATTTTGCAGAGAGGAGTATCCTAACTGGGCTAGACTGTTGCTTTGGATCATGACAGAGCTGGCCCTGATTGGGTCTGACATTCAGGAAGTGATTGGCAGTGCTATTGCTATCAGGATTTTGAGCGCTGGTTTCATTCCTCTCTGGGTTGGAGTCATTATCACTGCTCTTGACTGGTACATAATTGCACGTGAATATCTTTGGTTTTATCACTTGATGAGTTTGGCTACTTGTTGAAAATAACACTACCTTGAATGGTTGCTAAATTTATTTAGtcattttctgtttttaatGTGTGTAAATTGGTGGGTGACAAATACCATTGATTGAGGTTGAATTGGTGAATGGTGATAGGTTCGATCAAATTCTTTACTTGGATTTGGACAAGCgagtttgaagtatttattGCTTTTGGGTTTGTTTTATTATTCCTCATAAGTATTTGAAATAAGTAATCAGCGTAAATGAAGTTTCACTTTTGTATACGGTGTGTTTTCTGATGTCTGCCGTGGTTGAGATTTCATGATATTAAATTCCTAAAATTTGAGGATGTTTTTCATTTGTTTCTTTTTCAAATAACGTAATGTCCAGTAACGACTCGGACACTGGTTCAACATTTATATTTGACATCTGAACTGTTCAGTTTTGACACCTTCTTGATGCAGTTTCATCTTCTTGTTTTTGGAGAACTATGGTGTGAGAAAATTGGAAGCACTTTTTGCCGTCCTTATAGCAACAATGGCCGCCTCATTTGCATGGATGTTTGGTGAGACAAAGCCTAGTGGCCGTGAACTTTTACTCGGTGAGATTTTTTCTCCAACTGAATCGATAGAAGTGAACTTCTGGATAACATTTCTTTAATTTGATCTGTGAATATAGGCATTTTGGTTCCAAAACTCAGCTCCAAAACTATACAGCAGGCAGTAGGAGTTGTCGGGTGTATTATAATGCCTCACAATGTATATTTACATTCCGCCCTAGTACAATCTAGAGATATCGACAAAAACAAGATAGGCCGAGTTCGAGAAGCCCTCAAGTACTACTCGATCGAGTCTGGCCTGGCTTTATCAATCTCTTTCATGATAAATCTGTTTGTCATGGCTGTTTTTGCCAAGGCATTTTATGGTACAGAACAAGCCAACAATATTGGCCTCGGAAATGCAGGGCAGTATCTTCATGAAAAGTATGGAGGAGGAATATTTCCAATAAATTATATTTGGGCTATTGGTTTGCTAGCAGCTGGCCAGAGTAGTACTATAACTGGCACTTATGCTGGCCAATTTATTATGGGTGGATTTCTAAATTTACGGTTGAGAAAGTGGATAAGGGCACTTATAACAAGAAGCTTCGCTATTATCCCGACACTTATTGTTGCTCTTGTTTTTGATACATCGGAGGACTCGTTGGATGTCCTAAATGAATGGCTTAACGTGCTTCAGTCTGTTCAGATACCATTTGCTCTCATTCCCCTGCTTTGCCTGGTATCAAAAGAGAGAGTAATGGGCATTTTCAAAATTGGCACTGCTCTGCAGGTATTTTCGTGTTCATAAATGTTCAGATTCCATATATATGCATCAATTGTTCCTTTGTTATGTGTAAAACGGGAGAGATTTTCTGTTTGGATTGGTTGGTCATTCTACGTAATGAACAAACTCTGCACTTCATATGTTTTGGAGGCTCTTGTTTATTCCGTTAGAAATACACTAGTTGTTTATGCACATATCTGAAGATATTGAATTCGCCCAGTTTTTCTTGTTCAGAAACAAGAAAAGAGACAAACTAAAACGTTCGTGTCCTTTTGGTTTGTAGATAGTTTCATGGCTTGTGGCTTCCCTGCTGATGGCTATCAATGGCTATCTTTTGGTTGATTTTTTCTCCGGCAAAGGGAAGAGTGGTGCTTTCTTCATTTCTGTGGTTTCCACATGTGCAGCTGCGTACATTTGTTTCATAATATATCTTGTTGCAAGGGAACTCAACTTTTCCTGTTTGTTTGTAAAAGCCAATAGGATGAAAAAATCAGAAACCTGATGGAAAATCGTTTGCACATTAATGCAAGAAACTTCATTCTTGGCAAAAAGGATTATTTTGCATGGAGGTTGCAAATGTCTCTTGCCGGTGAGGAAGAAGACTGACTCTTGATTTTTGTGCGGTATTTTAAACCACGCACCAGAGAACAAACGAAAAATGGCTGTGAAAATCAGCTTCTCAAGGATGTTAGAATTTGCTCCCCCCTTGAGGGCTGAACCCACGCCTGTATCAGTTTAACGCTTAATTATGATGTCCTGATAGGTAGTCAAGCGGGGTACTTGCCCTTTCTTGGGGGAATTGTATTAGGAACATTGTGAAATTATTCAAATGCTTCGTATTGTGCCTATTTATTCATGTGGATAATGTTCACCACGCCACTTTTCTTAAGCCTCCGAACTGCATTACAGATAGTTGCCAAGAATATTTATTAGAACCAGAATACAAAGATTCACTTATTTTGCAGATGTATTGTCGATCAATTTCAACTGCAAATCTCACTATTCAACCAGGGAACGAAGATTACAGTCACTGTAACCATATTGTTGACTTGTTGTAACGTCCCATACGTCCCTAATGCACGAAGTTGCACACTTGATGCAGCAAATGCAACGCTACTTCAAGCAACAGTAAAAATATTCCTGCCTTTGCACACCTCGAATTAAAGAACTAGCACAAATCAAGAGCTGTTAGAAAGAAATGTGGCTGAGAGGCAACAAACCACAAGCATTAAACGGAATTTTTTAAGCATTGAACGATTGTTCGATGAATATCGTAGAGAGAATGGGTGTCTTGTAGTTCGGTAGTGACGGTCAAGCCATAGTGTTCCTCGACTAACAAAACATACATTTACACATTGAAATGGAGTGTTTGCACACCCCAATGTCAGACAGAAATGGCCAACGGAGATCGAAAACCACCTTAGATTGATGGAGGTGATAGTTTCATTCTTCATCAGTGTATCATTAAACAAATATCCTAAATTTGAAATGTCTGTACTAGAGTATTTATGCACAAGCACATGAAATGCAATGAAAGAATAGAACACACAAAAAGCTTACTACAGTGATCT
It encodes the following:
- the LOC140822615 gene encoding metal transporter Nramp3.2-like, producing the protein MPSLEEDQQQPLLTNRPTDLSDEDEEERAYVASEKIHVIGVDEGADTDEYSTKTPPFSWRKLWLFTGPGFLMSIAFLDPGNLEGDLQAGAIAGYSLLWLLLWATAMGLLVQLLAARLGVATGRHLAEFCREEYPNWARLLLWIMTELALIGSDIQEVIGSAIAIRILSAGFIPLWVGVIITALDCFIFLFLENYGVRKLEALFAVLIATMAASFAWMFGETKPSGRELLLGILVPKLSSKTIQQAVGVVGCIIMPHNVYLHSALVQSRDIDKNKIGRVREALKYYSIESGLALSISFMINLFVMAVFAKAFYGTEQANNIGLGNAGQYLHEKYGGGIFPINYIWAIGLLAAGQSSTITGTYAGQFIMGGFLNLRLRKWIRALITRSFAIIPTLIVALVFDTSEDSLDVLNEWLNVLQSVQIPFALIPLLCLVSKERVMGIFKIGTALQIVSWLVASLLMAINGYLLVDFFSGKGKSGAFFISVVSTCAAAYICFIIYLVARELNFSCLFVKANRMKKSET